One genomic window of Trichlorobacter lovleyi includes the following:
- the dxs gene encoding 1-deoxy-D-xylulose-5-phosphate synthase, which produces MSLLNQINAPADLKQLPQSDLPKLAAEIRQLIIGTCAKNGGHLAPSLGVVELTIALHKVFNSPDDKIIWDVGHQAYAHKIICGRRDSFSTLRTLNGISGFPKRCESEHDVWEVGHSSTSLSAATGYAVARDLACRKNKVVAVIGDGSMTGGIAFEGLNHAGHLNRDQIVILNDNEMSIAENVGALSGFLSRTSSSEFIHKIKRETEQMIKQAKSEMGKGAIRLARKVETSFKGLFTPATLFQAFGFEYIGPIDGHDLPLLLETLERVKKLDNAVLIHVLTTKGKGYKPAEQNPSLFHGVGPFEIETGKVLKGKGGAASYTAIFGNTLARLAEEDERVVAITAAMPDGTGLTNFAKQHPERFFDVGIAEQHGATFAAGLACEGKKPVFAVYSTFLQRAYDQVLHDVCIQNLPVVFALDRGGVVGNDGPTHHGVFDLSYLRHIPNMTLMAPKDENELQHMLKTAIEHNGPMALRYPRGNGYGVPLDQDLKPLPIGRAELLREGADGVLVALGSMVYPALDAAAELAAEGLDLGVVNARFVKPLDAELLLQLVKRYGRLVTLEENALQGGFGTAVLELLEEQGLQAQVLRIGYPDRYVEQGEQHELRAMHGLDKEGIAKSARMFFKSP; this is translated from the coding sequence ATGTCACTATTGAATCAGATCAATGCACCTGCAGACCTGAAGCAGTTGCCGCAATCGGATCTGCCGAAGCTGGCAGCAGAGATCCGTCAGCTGATTATTGGGACCTGCGCCAAAAACGGCGGGCACCTTGCCCCGTCTCTCGGCGTCGTAGAACTGACCATCGCCCTGCACAAGGTCTTCAACTCGCCCGACGACAAGATCATCTGGGATGTGGGCCACCAGGCCTATGCCCACAAGATCATCTGCGGCCGTCGTGACAGCTTCTCTACGCTGCGTACATTGAACGGCATCAGCGGCTTTCCCAAACGCTGCGAATCCGAGCATGATGTCTGGGAGGTGGGGCATTCCTCCACCTCGCTCTCGGCAGCCACCGGCTATGCCGTGGCCCGTGACCTGGCCTGCCGAAAAAACAAGGTGGTGGCGGTGATCGGTGACGGCTCCATGACCGGCGGGATCGCCTTTGAGGGGCTGAACCATGCCGGGCACCTGAACCGCGACCAGATCGTGATCCTGAACGACAACGAGATGTCGATCGCCGAGAACGTCGGAGCCTTGTCCGGGTTTCTTTCCCGTACCTCCAGCAGCGAATTCATCCACAAGATCAAGCGCGAAACCGAGCAGATGATCAAGCAGGCCAAGAGCGAGATGGGGAAGGGCGCCATCCGTTTGGCCCGCAAGGTGGAGACCTCCTTTAAGGGGCTCTTTACCCCGGCTACGCTGTTCCAGGCCTTTGGGTTCGAGTATATCGGGCCGATTGACGGCCATGACCTGCCGCTGTTGCTGGAGACCCTGGAGCGGGTCAAAAAGCTGGACAATGCCGTGCTGATCCATGTCCTGACCACCAAGGGCAAGGGCTACAAACCGGCAGAACAGAACCCATCCCTGTTTCACGGGGTTGGTCCGTTTGAGATTGAAACCGGCAAGGTCCTGAAAGGCAAGGGGGGGGCTGCCTCCTACACCGCCATCTTCGGCAACACCCTGGCACGGCTGGCAGAGGAGGATGAGCGGGTCGTGGCCATTACGGCTGCCATGCCGGACGGTACCGGACTGACCAATTTTGCAAAACAGCATCCCGAGCGGTTCTTTGATGTGGGCATTGCCGAGCAGCATGGCGCCACCTTTGCCGCAGGTCTGGCCTGCGAAGGTAAGAAACCGGTTTTTGCGGTCTACTCAACCTTCCTGCAGCGGGCCTATGATCAGGTGTTGCACGATGTCTGCATCCAGAATCTGCCGGTGGTCTTTGCCCTTGACCGGGGCGGGGTGGTGGGGAACGACGGTCCCACCCATCACGGCGTCTTTGATCTCTCCTATCTGCGGCATATCCCCAATATGACCCTGATGGCCCCCAAGGATGAAAACGAGCTGCAGCACATGCTCAAGACCGCCATCGAGCACAACGGCCCGATGGCCCTGCGCTATCCCCGCGGCAACGGCTATGGCGTGCCCCTGGATCAGGATCTGAAGCCGCTGCCGATCGGCAGGGCCGAACTGCTGCGTGAAGGTGCTGACGGCGTCCTGGTGGCCCTGGGCTCCATGGTCTATCCTGCCCTGGATGCTGCTGCAGAACTTGCCGCAGAAGGGCTTGACCTGGGCGTGGTGAATGCCCGCTTTGTCAAGCCGCTTGATGCAGAGCTGCTGCTTCAGCTGGTCAAGCGTTATGGCAGGCTGGTTACCCTTGAAGAAAATGCGCTGCAGGGCGGTTTTGGTACCGCAGTGCTGGAACTGCTGGAAGAGCAGGGGCTGCAGGCGCAGGTCTTGCGGATCGGCTATCCTGATCGGTATGTTGAGCAGGGTGAACAGCATGAACTGCGGGCCATGCATGGCCTGGACAAGGAAGGCATTGCCAAATCCGCACGGATGTTTTTTAAGTCCCCCTGA
- the hsdR gene encoding EcoAI/FtnUII family type I restriction enzme subunit R, whose translation MHNLSEDDISVKYITPALNKSGWDETSQIRRQVSFTKGRIIVRGRLVSRGKAKKADFVLYYHHLPIALIEAKKSTFSTGHGMQQALDYAATLQVPFVFSSNGKGFVLHDKTGLIAQGEVELSMDAFPRPETLWQAYRQWKGLTPAEEKIVLQPYYDDGSGKEPRYYQRNAINAAVEAIAKGQDRVLLVMATGTGKTYTAFQIIWRLWKSDWRTGKQKRVLFLADRNVLVDQTMVNDFRPFGATMAKLSTGSKTIEREDGTITELTTAVDSKRRIDTSYEIYLGLYQALTGPDERQKLFKELSRDFFDLIIIDECHRGSAAEDSAWREILEHFNTATQIGLTATPKETEYVSNINYFGPPVFSYSLKQGISDGFLAPYKVIKVHLDIDVEGYRPKTGEFDKQGLVIDDRIYNLKDFDRTIVIDTRTQRVAKWISDYLKQSGDRFQKTIVFCVDTEHAARLRQALIVENQDLVLKNERYIMRITGDDAAGQAQLGNFIDPESDYPVIVTTSRLLSTGVDAQTCRLIVLDRAVGSMTEFKQIVGRGTRVHEDSKKYFFTLVDFRKATAHFADPEFDGPPIQVYEPGEDDPVMPPDDVPPVIDEDDPIPPEPGDDEEIISDPPPVGPDPPPPPPPPKYYIKGEPVAVVMERVEYLDEYGKLITESLRDYSRKAIRVQYASLDQFLRRWKTEEHKEAIIEELAAEGLPLDPLMEEVGKELDPFDLICHIAFDQPPLTRRERANNVKKRDIFTKYGPQARAVLEALLAKYQDEGVVSGLDNVRVLEIPPFSSMGTPLQLIKQFGTKANFEDAVHELQDALYA comes from the coding sequence ATGCATAATCTCAGCGAAGACGACATCAGCGTCAAGTACATCACGCCTGCGTTGAACAAATCAGGTTGGGATGAAACCAGCCAGATCCGCCGCCAGGTATCCTTCACCAAAGGGCGGATTATAGTGCGCGGCAGGCTGGTTAGTCGCGGCAAGGCCAAAAAGGCTGACTTTGTTCTGTACTACCACCATCTCCCCATTGCCCTCATTGAAGCCAAGAAGAGCACCTTTAGCACTGGCCACGGCATGCAGCAGGCCCTTGACTATGCCGCTACACTGCAGGTGCCGTTTGTATTCTCAAGCAACGGCAAAGGTTTTGTGCTCCATGACAAAACCGGATTGATTGCTCAAGGTGAAGTTGAGCTGTCTATGGACGCATTCCCCCGGCCTGAAACCCTGTGGCAAGCCTACCGGCAATGGAAAGGCCTTACCCCTGCTGAAGAGAAGATTGTGCTGCAACCGTATTACGATGATGGCAGCGGCAAAGAACCGCGCTATTACCAGCGTAATGCCATAAATGCAGCGGTAGAAGCCATTGCCAAAGGGCAGGATCGGGTATTGCTGGTCATGGCCACCGGCACCGGTAAGACCTACACGGCCTTCCAGATTATCTGGCGCTTGTGGAAGTCAGACTGGCGGACCGGCAAACAAAAGCGGGTGCTGTTCCTGGCTGATCGTAACGTACTGGTTGATCAGACCATGGTCAACGACTTCCGTCCCTTTGGCGCTACCATGGCCAAGCTGAGCACCGGCTCAAAGACCATTGAACGTGAAGACGGCACCATTACTGAACTAACCACCGCCGTTGACAGCAAACGCCGCATTGATACCTCCTATGAGATCTATCTCGGCCTGTATCAGGCCCTGACCGGCCCGGATGAGCGCCAGAAGCTCTTTAAGGAACTCTCCCGCGACTTCTTTGACCTGATCATTATTGACGAATGTCATCGCGGCAGCGCAGCGGAGGATTCTGCCTGGCGCGAAATTCTTGAGCATTTCAACACCGCTACCCAGATCGGCCTTACCGCCACCCCCAAAGAGACTGAGTACGTTTCCAATATCAATTACTTTGGCCCGCCGGTCTTCAGCTACTCGCTCAAACAGGGGATCAGCGACGGATTTCTTGCACCGTACAAGGTTATCAAGGTGCATCTTGATATTGATGTGGAGGGCTATCGTCCCAAGACGGGCGAGTTTGACAAGCAGGGCCTGGTCATTGATGACCGGATCTACAACCTCAAGGACTTTGACCGTACAATTGTCATCGACACCCGCACCCAACGGGTTGCCAAATGGATCTCTGACTATCTCAAGCAGAGTGGCGACCGCTTTCAGAAAACCATCGTGTTCTGTGTTGATACTGAACATGCAGCCCGGTTACGGCAGGCTTTGATAGTTGAGAATCAGGATCTGGTGCTGAAGAACGAGCGTTACATCATGCGGATTACCGGCGACGATGCTGCCGGACAGGCGCAACTGGGCAACTTCATCGACCCGGAAAGTGACTATCCGGTGATTGTCACCACCTCGCGGCTGCTTTCAACCGGGGTTGATGCCCAGACCTGCCGTTTGATCGTGCTGGACCGTGCTGTTGGTTCCATGACCGAATTCAAGCAGATTGTGGGGCGCGGTACGCGGGTGCATGAAGACAGCAAGAAGTACTTCTTTACCCTGGTTGATTTCCGCAAGGCCACGGCCCACTTTGCCGACCCTGAGTTTGACGGCCCGCCAATACAGGTCTATGAGCCGGGCGAAGATGATCCGGTCATGCCGCCTGACGATGTTCCGCCAGTGATTGATGAAGATGATCCGATCCCGCCGGAGCCGGGTGATGATGAAGAGATTATTTCAGACCCGCCACCAGTGGGGCCTGATCCACCACCACCCCCACCACCACCCAAGTATTACATCAAGGGTGAGCCGGTTGCTGTTGTCATGGAGCGGGTCGAATACCTGGATGAATACGGCAAGCTGATCACCGAATCGTTGCGTGATTATTCGCGTAAGGCGATCCGTGTCCAGTATGCCAGCCTTGACCAGTTTCTGCGGCGCTGGAAAACAGAAGAACACAAGGAAGCGATTATTGAAGAGCTGGCTGCCGAGGGATTACCGCTTGATCCCCTGATGGAGGAGGTCGGCAAAGAGCTGGACCCCTTTGACCTGATCTGCCATATCGCCTTTGACCAGCCTCCGCTTACCCGCCGGGAACGGGCCAACAACGTCAAAAAACGGGATATCTTCACCAAGTACGGCCCGCAGGCCAGGGCGGTGCTTGAGGCCCTGCTTGCCAAATATCAGGATGAGGGAGTGGTAAGCGGTCTTGATAATGTCCGTGTTCTGGAGATTCCGCCTTTCAGCAGCATGGGCACCCCGCTACAGCTGATCAAACAGTTTGGCACCAAGGCCAACTTTGAGGATGCTGTCCACGAACTGCAGGATGCGTTGTATGCTTGA
- a CDS encoding HsdM family class I SAM-dependent methyltransferase has product MSARNTVKSIQDIMRQDVGVDGDAQRLSQLCWMFFLKIIDDQDQQLEVMQDNYQSPIPEKFQWRSWAADPEGITGELLLAFINEELFPTLKELSASGSNANRARVVKSVFEDAYNYMKSGQLLRQVINKISGVDFNDLAERKHFGDIYEQLLNDLQSAGNAGEYYTPRAVTAFMVDRIDPRPGEVLFDPSCGTGGFLTCSIRHMRDRYVKKVADEQAMQAGLRAVEKKQLPHMLCVTNMLLHGIEDPSFVRHDNTLARPYISYGKHDRVDLILTNPPFGGREEDGIESNFPAHFRTKETADLFLALFIRLLKKGGRAAIVLPDGSLFGEGVKTRLKEHLLAECNLHTIVRLPNSVFKPYASIGTNLLFFEKGEPTRDVWFFEHRVPEGQKAYSMTRPIRVEHLQGCVDWWGGAERENRQETEQAWKVTLDEIKARGYNLDFKNPHTVADDHGNPKELLKLLEESEQKSAQLRDQLKAILAEALLR; this is encoded by the coding sequence ATGTCGGCACGCAACACCGTTAAATCCATACAAGACATCATGCGACAGGACGTGGGGGTTGATGGCGATGCCCAGCGTCTTTCCCAGCTTTGCTGGATGTTCTTCCTGAAAATCATCGACGACCAGGATCAGCAACTGGAGGTCATGCAGGACAACTACCAATCACCCATTCCTGAGAAATTTCAGTGGCGCAGCTGGGCGGCAGACCCGGAAGGGATTACCGGTGAACTGCTGCTGGCCTTTATCAATGAAGAACTGTTTCCGACACTCAAGGAGCTTTCTGCCAGCGGTAGTAACGCCAACCGCGCCCGCGTGGTCAAAAGCGTGTTTGAGGATGCCTACAACTACATGAAATCCGGCCAGTTGCTGCGTCAGGTGATCAACAAGATCAGCGGCGTTGACTTTAATGACCTGGCCGAGCGCAAGCACTTTGGCGACATCTACGAGCAGTTGCTGAATGATCTGCAGAGCGCCGGTAACGCTGGCGAGTATTACACCCCCCGCGCGGTCACCGCCTTTATGGTGGACCGGATTGACCCCAGGCCAGGGGAGGTCCTGTTTGACCCCTCCTGTGGCACCGGCGGCTTCCTTACCTGCTCAATCCGGCACATGCGGGACCGGTATGTGAAAAAGGTGGCGGATGAACAGGCCATGCAGGCCGGATTGCGGGCGGTGGAAAAGAAACAGCTGCCCCACATGCTCTGCGTCACCAACATGCTGCTGCACGGCATTGAAGACCCCAGCTTTGTCCGCCACGACAACACCCTGGCGCGCCCCTACATCAGCTACGGCAAGCATGACCGGGTCGATCTCATCCTCACCAATCCCCCCTTTGGCGGGCGTGAGGAAGACGGCATAGAATCCAACTTTCCCGCCCATTTTCGCACCAAAGAAACTGCCGACCTCTTTCTGGCCCTGTTTATCCGCCTTTTAAAGAAAGGTGGCCGTGCCGCCATCGTTCTGCCGGACGGCTCGCTGTTCGGCGAGGGGGTCAAGACCCGGCTGAAAGAACACCTGCTGGCAGAATGCAACCTGCACACCATCGTGCGTCTCCCCAACAGCGTGTTCAAGCCCTATGCCAGCATCGGCACCAACCTGCTGTTCTTTGAAAAAGGGGAGCCGACCCGGGATGTCTGGTTCTTTGAGCACCGCGTGCCAGAGGGGCAAAAGGCCTACTCCATGACCAGACCAATCCGGGTTGAACACCTGCAAGGCTGTGTGGATTGGTGGGGCGGAGCAGAGCGGGAGAATCGGCAGGAAACCGAGCAGGCCTGGAAGGTGACCCTTGATGAGATCAAGGCGCGGGGCTACAACCTTGATTTCAAAAACCCTCACACCGTGGCCGATGACCACGGCAACCCGAAAGAACTGCTGAAACTGCTGGAAGAGAGCGAACAAAAGAGCGCGCAGCTGCGTGACCAGTTAAAAGCGATTCTGGCTGAGGCGTTGCTGCGATGA
- a CDS encoding polyprenyl synthetase family protein — protein sequence MDLKVYLKEKIALVDAALEQYLPKEDERPQSIHKAMRYSIFAGGKRVRPVLMLAACEAVGGQIDKAMPAACAMEMIHTYSLIHDDLPAMDDDDFRRGRPTNHKVFGEAIAILAGDGLLTEAFKLMSDPRFAAGIDPAVHLAVIHEIATCAGTYGMVGGQVVDMESEGKPDMDLPTVQYIHTHKTGALIKASVVAGALLGGADQQQLAAILRYGEAAGLAFQIADDILDIEGTTEEIGKDAGSDEARGKATYPAVMGLAAAKQEAQAMMDEAMLALEPLGAAAEPLREIARYIVERKN from the coding sequence ATGGATCTCAAGGTTTATCTGAAAGAAAAGATCGCGCTGGTAGATGCAGCGCTGGAACAGTATCTTCCCAAGGAGGACGAACGTCCCCAGAGCATTCACAAGGCGATGCGCTACTCCATCTTTGCCGGTGGCAAACGGGTGCGTCCGGTGTTGATGCTGGCTGCCTGCGAGGCGGTTGGCGGCCAGATTGACAAGGCCATGCCGGCGGCCTGTGCCATGGAGATGATCCACACCTATTCCCTGATCCATGACGACCTGCCGGCCATGGACGATGATGATTTCCGGCGCGGACGTCCCACCAACCACAAGGTCTTTGGCGAGGCGATCGCCATCCTGGCCGGTGACGGCCTGTTAACCGAGGCGTTCAAGCTGATGAGCGACCCCCGCTTTGCTGCCGGGATTGACCCTGCCGTCCACCTGGCGGTGATCCATGAGATCGCCACCTGTGCCGGCACCTACGGCATGGTGGGTGGCCAGGTGGTGGATATGGAGAGCGAGGGCAAGCCGGATATGGACCTGCCCACGGTGCAGTACATCCATACCCACAAGACCGGTGCCCTGATCAAGGCCTCGGTGGTGGCCGGTGCGCTGCTGGGCGGGGCTGATCAGCAGCAGCTGGCTGCCATCCTCCGTTATGGCGAGGCCGCCGGTCTGGCGTTCCAGATTGCCGATGACATCCTGGATATCGAAGGCACCACCGAAGAGATCGGCAAGGATGCCGGCAGCGACGAGGCCCGCGGCAAGGCCACCTATCCGGCGGTGATGGGTCTGGCTGCGGCCAAGCAGGAGGCCCAGGCCATGATGGATGAGGCGATGCTGGCCCTGGAACCGCTGGGTGCCGCTGCAGAGCCGCTGCGTGAGATCGCCCGTTACATCGTTGAGAGAAAGAACTGA
- a CDS encoding exodeoxyribonuclease VII small subunit, whose amino-acid sequence MAAEKFETSLKKLEEVVRKLEGGSLSLDDSIKAFEEGVKHAAFCAKKLDEAERKVEVLIKQRDGSFRKEPFTTDDDE is encoded by the coding sequence ATGGCAGCTGAAAAATTCGAGACATCGCTGAAAAAGCTGGAAGAGGTGGTCCGCAAGCTGGAAGGGGGCTCGCTTTCACTGGATGACTCCATCAAGGCCTTTGAAGAAGGGGTCAAACATGCCGCCTTCTGCGCTAAAAAGCTGGATGAGGCCGAGCGCAAGGTTGAGGTGTTGATCAAGCAGCGCGATGGATCGTTCCGTAAAGAGCCGTTTACTACTGATGACGACGAATAA
- a CDS encoding restriction endonuclease subunit S, whose translation MTPELLLQHFNRISEAPDAIARLRRFILDLAVRGKLVEQDPSDEPAGELLKRIQAEKARLVKEGKIKEPKILFKTVSNPPYDLPATWRWVPLGITVNSHLGGGTPSKNNSTYWDGDIYWASVKDIGKGKYVDSTIDRISEAGLKDSSSNRIPPGSLIVVTRMGLGKISINRVPIAINQDLRALFLSSLASIDYYYNFFKTHGFDGSGLTVKGIKVEELLNTPFPLPPLAEQQRIVTKVDELMALCDQLEAERNQREAHRDKLVAASLNRISTTTAEEAKDAARFHLNLLPRLTTKPEHIKQLRQTILNLAVRGKLVEQDPNDEPATELLKRIQAEKERLVKELGQKKEAPLPAIDFEQAPFDLPLGWTWARFPELGKFGRGKSKHRPRNDSVLFVEGSHLLIQTGDVARSQGIIRTYTNKYNDTGLAQSLKWPAGTLCITIAANIADSGILSFDACFPDSVVGFVPASMFENARYFEYFVRTAKADLLAFAPATAQKNINLEILNSVMIPLPPLAEQQRIVAKVDQLMGLCDQLEAQLVTTTADSRRLLEAVLHDALKNGLVAA comes from the coding sequence ATGACCCCGGAACTGCTGCTGCAACATTTTAACCGGATCAGCGAAGCGCCGGATGCCATTGCGCGCCTGCGGAGGTTTATCCTTGATCTGGCAGTACGGGGCAAGCTGGTGGAGCAAGACCCCTCTGATGAACCGGCGGGGGAACTGTTGAAGCGGATACAGGCGGAGAAGGCACGGCTGGTGAAGGAAGGGAAGATAAAGGAGCCTAAAATATTATTCAAAACGGTCTCCAACCCTCCATATGATCTACCGGCAACATGGAGATGGGTTCCGCTTGGAATTACAGTTAATAGCCATCTTGGTGGCGGTACTCCATCAAAGAACAACTCTACCTATTGGGATGGCGATATTTATTGGGCAAGTGTCAAGGACATTGGCAAAGGTAAATATGTTGATAGTACTATCGACCGGATCAGCGAGGCCGGACTGAAAGATAGTTCATCCAATCGTATTCCACCTGGCAGCCTTATTGTTGTAACTCGAATGGGGCTTGGCAAGATTTCTATCAATCGTGTTCCCATAGCTATCAATCAGGACTTGCGTGCATTATTTCTTTCAAGCCTGGCTTCTATCGACTACTACTACAACTTTTTTAAAACACACGGTTTTGATGGTTCAGGGTTGACAGTGAAGGGTATCAAAGTTGAAGAACTACTGAACACTCCTTTCCCCCTCCCACCCCTCGCTGAACAGCAGCGCATTGTTACTAAGGTGGATGAACTGATGGCGTTGTGTGACCAGCTGGAGGCAGAGCGTAACCAGCGCGAAGCTCACCGCGATAAACTGGTGGCTGCCAGCCTGAACCGGATCAGCACCACAACAGCAGAAGAAGCTAAGGACGCTGCCCGTTTTCACCTGAATCTGCTCCCGCGCCTGACCACCAAGCCAGAACATATCAAACAACTGCGCCAGACCATCCTGAACCTGGCGGTGCGTGGCAAGCTGGTGGAGCAAGACCCCAACGATGAACCGGCAACGGAGTTGTTGAAGCGGATACAAGCGGAGAAGGAACGGTTAGTGAAGGAACTTGGGCAAAAAAAAGAAGCTCCATTGCCTGCAATTGACTTTGAGCAAGCTCCATTTGATCTTCCTCTTGGTTGGACATGGGCGAGATTCCCTGAGCTTGGCAAGTTTGGCAGAGGGAAGTCAAAACATAGGCCAAGAAATGATTCCGTTCTTTTTGTAGAAGGTTCTCATTTGCTTATTCAAACAGGGGATGTTGCACGGTCTCAGGGGATAATCCGCACCTATACAAATAAATATAACGATACCGGGCTTGCTCAAAGCTTGAAATGGCCAGCTGGTACTCTTTGTATCACTATTGCGGCTAATATCGCAGATAGCGGTATTTTGAGTTTTGATGCTTGTTTTCCTGATAGTGTTGTCGGATTTGTTCCTGCATCAATGTTTGAGAATGCACGTTATTTTGAATATTTTGTGCGGACAGCAAAAGCCGATTTGCTGGCATTTGCTCCGGCAACAGCTCAGAAAAATATTAATCTTGAAATATTGAACTCCGTAATGATCCCTCTTCCACCCCTCGCCGAACAGCAGCGCATCGTTGCCAAGGTCGATCAACTGATGGGACTCTGCGACCAGTTGGAGGCCCAGCTTGTTACCACCACGGCAGACAGCCGCCGTCTGCTGGAGGCGGTACTGCATGATGCCCTGAAAAACGGTCTGGTGGCCGCCTGA
- a CDS encoding Fic family protein, producing MKAYSPPFSITPEILDLVERIGEALGRWSAHGETEFSPRLRRGNRIRTIHASLAIENNSLSLEQVTALLDGKRVLGLPREIQEVRNAFAAYELLQEWQPAVPEHLLAAHGVLMSGLIDNAGHYRDAGVGIYRNTTLLHMAPPANRVPGLMADLGGWLARAEQHPLIASCVFHYEFEFIHPFADGNGRMGRLWQTLILSRWKPVLAYLPVETVIHNQQAAYYQALADADQAGDATPFINFMLQALLSAVEEATLSDQVSDYVTDQVRRLLAVMAAQEELKATDLMERLKLSHKPTFRGNYLNPALKLGLIEMTDPAAPRSPVQKYRLTAKGKSRGGRP from the coding sequence ATGAAGGCATACAGCCCGCCATTTTCAATCACCCCGGAAATCCTTGATCTGGTAGAGCGGATCGGTGAAGCCCTGGGGCGCTGGTCTGCCCATGGCGAGACAGAATTTTCGCCACGGCTGCGACGCGGCAACCGTATCCGCACTATCCATGCCTCCCTGGCAATTGAAAACAATAGCCTGAGCCTGGAGCAGGTTACTGCCTTGCTGGATGGCAAGCGGGTGCTTGGCCTGCCCCGTGAAATCCAGGAAGTCCGTAATGCCTTTGCCGCGTATGAGCTGCTTCAGGAGTGGCAGCCAGCAGTGCCTGAACACCTGTTGGCAGCGCACGGGGTACTGATGTCCGGCCTGATAGACAACGCTGGCCACTATCGTGATGCCGGTGTCGGCATTTACCGCAACACCACCCTGCTGCACATGGCACCACCTGCCAACCGTGTACCGGGCTTAATGGCTGATCTGGGCGGCTGGCTGGCGCGTGCAGAGCAGCATCCCCTGATAGCCAGTTGCGTCTTTCACTACGAGTTTGAATTTATCCACCCGTTTGCTGACGGCAATGGACGGATGGGGCGTTTGTGGCAGACCCTGATCCTGAGCCGTTGGAAGCCAGTATTGGCCTATCTGCCGGTGGAGACCGTCATTCACAACCAGCAGGCCGCCTACTATCAGGCCTTGGCCGATGCTGATCAGGCTGGTGACGCCACCCCGTTTATCAATTTCATGCTACAGGCCTTGCTGTCGGCTGTTGAAGAAGCAACCTTGAGCGACCAAGTGAGCGACTATGTAACCGATCAAGTAAGGCGGCTGCTGGCTGTTATGGCTGCACAGGAAGAGCTGAAGGCAACTGACCTGATGGAACGGCTGAAACTCAGTCACAAACCGACCTTTAGGGGCAACTACCTTAACCCGGCCCTGAAGCTGGGTTTGATCGAGATGACCGATCCTGCTGCTCCCCGCAGCCCGGTACAGAAGTATCGGCTGACTGCCAAGGGGAAGAGCCGTGGTGGCAGGCCATGA
- a CDS encoding molecular chaperone DnaJ: protein MTFAELKEALYLFGFHENDLLSIKRIKQRHRTLVRKAHPDLHADIDPERIRRLNEAAGIIMDYVQSYRFSFTAEEFYRQIPEEHLRHQFSGDPVWAGRIEEK from the coding sequence ATGACCTTTGCAGAACTAAAAGAGGCGCTGTACCTGTTCGGCTTTCATGAAAATGACCTGCTGAGCATCAAGCGGATCAAACAGCGTCATCGTACCCTGGTCAGGAAGGCCCACCCTGATCTGCATGCCGACATTGACCCGGAACGTATCCGCAGGTTGAATGAAGCCGCCGGAATTATTATGGACTACGTCCAGTCCTACCGGTTTTCATTCACGGCGGAAGAGTTTTACCGCCAGATCCCTGAAGAACATCTGCGCCACCAGTTTTCCGGTGATCCGGTCTGGGCGGGGCGGATTGAAGAAAAATAG